From a region of the Nothobranchius furzeri strain GRZ-AD chromosome 12, NfurGRZ-RIMD1, whole genome shotgun sequence genome:
- the LOC107397264 gene encoding uncharacterized protein has product MNMVAQIIGDKVGDMVEGAVKKTLGIEEKEKKGGVKSWFGGDKEKEKGKGGIFSSGHDEKKKGGDEQKGGGFFSKVFHRDDEDEKDNKQKKSGFQGLFAEGTEGGATGGGDAMGEDAMGGSDVDGGSEGQTLAVTDRDLFDDLIDVASETSKEN; this is encoded by the exons ATGAACATGGTTGCTCAAATCATCGGGGACAAAGTGG GAGACATGGTGGAGGGCGCGGTGAAAAAGACTCTGGGTATTGAGGAAAAGGAGAAGAAAGGAGGAGTCAAGTCTTGGTTTGGGGGTGACAAAGAAAAGGAGAAGGGAAAAGGAGGAATCTTTTCCTCTGGGCATGACGAAAAGAAAAAGGGTGGAGATGAACAAAAAGGAGGAGGATTCTTCTCAAAGGTCTTTCACAGAGATGACGAAGATGAAAAGGACAACAAGCAGAAGAAATCTGGATTTCAAGGCCTGTTTGCTGAAGGCACAGAAGGAGGTGCTACGGGAGGAGGAGATGCTATGGGAGAAGACGCTATGGGAGGAAGTGATGTGGATGGTGGAAGTGAAGGACAAACTTTAGCTGTGACTGACAGAG ATCTGTTTGATGATTTGATTGATGTGGCAAGCGAAACATCTAAGGAAAACTAA